The following are from one region of the Juglans regia cultivar Chandler chromosome 10, Walnut 2.0, whole genome shotgun sequence genome:
- the LOC108990720 gene encoding thioredoxin-like protein 4B isoform X4, giving the protein MSYVLRTLRKKREVDTIIRDTIDKVLVLRFGRSSDPVCLHLDDALCKSAREVSKFANVVLVDIDSDEIQVYASYFDITFIPSTVFFFNAHHMKMDSGTADHTKWVGAFHKKQDFIDVVEIYVC; this is encoded by the exons aTGAGTTACGTACTAAGAACGCTGAGGAAAAAGCGAGAGGTGGACACAATCATCAGAGACACCATCGACAAGGTCCTCGTCCTACGTTTTGGCCGCTCTTCCGACCCCGTCTGTCTCCATCTCGATGATGCC CTTTGCAAATCGGCTCGGGAGGTGTCCAAGTTTGCTAATGTAGTACTCGTTGATATCGATTCCGACGAAATTCAAGTTTATGCCAGCTACTTTGACATTACTTTCATACCTTCcactgttttctttttcaacgcTCATCACATGAAGATGGACTCTGG TACTGCAGATCATACTAAATGGGTAGGTGCATTTCACAAGAAGCAGGACTTCATTGATGTTGTAGAG